The window TGGCCATGCAGCTCATGCCGACACCTCCTCCTTGGCGATACGTTCGAAGTACGCGCGCACGACGCTCATGTAGCGAACGTCGTCGAGCAGGAAGGCGTCGTGCCCGTGCGGCGCGTCGATCTCGGCGTAGCTGACGCTGCGACGGTTGTCGAGCAGCGCCTTCACGATCTCGCGGCTGCGCGCGGGCGCGAACCGCCAGTCCGTCGTGAAGCTCACGAGCAGGAATCGGGCGGTGGCCGGTGCAAGCGCGGCCCTCAGGTCCCCAGCATGTAAGCGGGCAGGATCGAAGTAATCGAGCGCGCGCGTGATCAGCAGGTAGGTGTTGGCATCGAAGTACTCGCTGAACTTGTCGCCGTTGTAGCGCAGGTAGCTTTCGATCTGGAACTCGACCTCCTGGGTCGAGTAGAGGAAGTCCGTACCGGCCAATTCGCCCTCGACGGCACTGCGAAGCGCGCGCCCGAACTTCTCGTTCATCAGGTCGTCGCTCTGGTAGGTGATGTGGCCGATCATGCGCGCGATGCGCAAGCCACGCTTCGGGATCACGCCGTGCTCGTAGAAGTGGCCCCCGTTGAAGTCGGGGTCGGTCACGATAGCGCGGCGGGCGACCTCGTTGAAGGCAATGTTCTGCGCCGTCAGGCTGGGGGCGCTGGCGATCACGACTGCGTGGCGCACGCGCTCGGGGTATTGCAATGTCCACGACAGCGCCTGCATGCCGCCCAGGCTGCCGCCCATCACCGCCGCCAGCGTGTCGATGCCGAGCGCGTCGAGCAGGCGGGCCTGCGCGCGCACCCAGTCCTCGACGGTCACCACGGGGAAATCGGCGCCGTAGATGCGCCCGGTGGAAGGATTGACATGCATCGGGCCGGTGGAGCCGAAGCAGGAGCCGAGGTTGTTGACGCCGATCACGAAGAAGCGGTCGGTGTCGACCGGCTTGCCCGGGCCGATCATGTTGTCCCACCAGCCCTCGGACCTGTCCTGGCCCGCATACACGCCCGCGACGTGGTGCGAGGCGTTCAGCGCATGGCACACCAGCACCGCATTGCTGCGTTGTGCGTTGAGCGTGCCGTAGGTTTCGTAAGCCAGGCTGTAGCCGGCGATGCTCGCTCCGCTGCTGAGCGGCAGCGGGGCAGGGAAAGACATCGATTGCGAAGAGACGACCAAGGACATGAAAAAGAAAAACCCGGCCTCGCCAAAAACGAGCCGGGTCCGGCATCCGTCTTTAGCAGCATTTGTTAAGCGCCCGCAAGCTGGAGCAAATCGGCGCGTCGGACGAGTATATGCCGCTCAACCCCACCCGATCAATGCGCCCACGCCCAGCAGCAGGAACAGCACGGCGGAGACGCTGTGCACCAGCTTGATGGGCACGCGCTTGACGATGCGCTCGCCCAGCCACACCACCGGGGCGTTGGCCAGCATCATGCCGAGTGTGGTGCCGAGCACGACCCACGCATACGCGTCGACGTAGCGCGCGGCAAGCATGACGGTGGCGATCTGCGTCTTGTCTCCCATCTCGGCAAGGAAGAAGGCGATCAGCGTGGTGCCGAAAACGCCGAAGCGCGACGCCTTCGGCAGCTCGTCGTCATCGAGCTTGTCTGGAATCAGCATCCACAGGGCCATTGCGATGAAGGAGCCTCCAAGGATCCAGCGCAGCAAGTCGGGCCCCAACGTGTGGGTGACCCAGTTGCCCACCGCTCCGGCCAGCGCGTGGTTGACGACCGTGGCCGCAAAAATGCCGAGCACGATCGGCCAAGGCCGCCGAAAGCGAGCGGCGAGCACGAGGGAGAGCAGTTGGGTCTTGTCGCCCATTTCGGCGAGTGCGACCACGCCGGTCGCGACGAGAAAAGCTTCCATGTGAAAGGGATTCCTTGGGCCGAAGGACGCAATTGACCGTGCAGCACCTTCGGCCACATCCGAAGCTGCACGGTCAAAGGTCTCGCCAGGCTGAACACTGTCTGCGCCATGTCGGGCCGACGGCCAGACAAGTCTGTTGACGCACACCCTTCTCGCGATGGAAGGCGGCTACTCCCCAATGACCCGGGCGATTTTAGCCCTGCGCAAGACCTAGTTTGTGAGCGTGTGCCAACTTCCCAAATATTTATATTGGCGGCGGCCTTGCGGGCAAATTCCTACTTGCACGCCAATCATTTCACCCATAATGCACGAGCCTCTCACTTAAGTTCTAGGGGGGCGGCGATTCGGTGATCGGTCAGTTTCGCGCGGCCCAGCGGCTTATTTGTGGGTGGTGCTCCCGGGACTCCATCGCTTTTTCTTTGTGTTTATTAGGAGTCCCTTCATGGGCAACAAACTGTACGTCGGCAATCTGCCCTATTCGGCACGCGACGGCGATCTGGAGCACGCCTTCAGCCAGTTCGGCACCGTGACCAGCGCCAAGGTCATGATGGAGCGCGACTCCAGCCCGCCTCGGTCCAAGGGTTTCGGCTTTGTTGAAATGGGCAGCGACGCGGAAGCGCAAGCGGCCATCCGGGGCATGAACGGCCAGGACATGGGCGGCCGCAGTGTCGTCGTCAACGAAGCGCGTCCCATGGAAGCGCGTCCGCCGCGCAGCGGCGGTTACGGCGGCGGTGGTGGCTACGGCGGCGGTGGTGGTGGCGGCGGCTACGGTGGTGGCGGCGGCGGTGGCCGCAGTGGCGGTGGTGGTGGCTATGGCGGCGGTGGCGGTCGCAGTGGCGGCGGCTACGGTGGTGGTGGCGGTGGGGGCGATGGCGGTTTCCGCAGCCCCTACGGCGCTGGACCCCGTGGTGGTGGCCGCGGGGGCTACGGTGGTGGTAGTGGCGGCGGCAACAGCGGCTATTGATTACGCCCGCATGCTTCACGAAAGGCTCCCTCGGGAGCCTTTTTCGTTCTGGGGACGAGCTTCACCTTTCAGGCAAAGGCGCCGAGCTCAATCTCCGCGCCGCTTTTTCCGGCCGCGGCCCTGGACGGCGAGGTCGAACAGGGCATTGGGCAAGAGCCGCATCAGCTTGGCGGCGACGCCCATCTGCCAAGGAATCACACGGTAGCTGACGCCCGCCTCGATGGCACGGAAGGCGCGCTCGGCGAACACCTCGGGCTGCAGCAGAAAAGGCATGCCGTAGCGATTGCCCTGGGTGAGCGGCGTATCGACGTAGCCCGGCAGCAGCGTGACGACCTTGACGCCGCTCGCGCGCAGTTCGCCTCGCAGGCTCTCGCAATAGGCCACCACGCCCGCCTTGCTGGCGCAGTAGGCCCCGTGGCCGGGCAAGCCCCTGATGGCCGCGACGCTTGCGATCCCCACCAGCCGGCCGCTGCCGCGCGCCCGCATGGCGGCGACGAATGGGTGGAACGTGGCAGCCAGGCCGACGTTGTTGATGGCCAGCGTTTCGGCCAGCACGTCGAGGTCGCGGCGATCTTCGGTATCGATGCCGATGCTGATGCCTGCGTTCGCGATGACCACATCGGGCACACCCCGGCGCTCCATACAGGCGGCGCCTGCAGCCACGATGCTGTCGATCTGCGCAACGTCGGCCCGATAGACCTCGCAATCGTCGCCGCTGATGCCGCGGGAAGCGGCCCAGGCCTCGACCTCGGCGGTCCTTCGCGCGGCGAGAGCGAGGCGGTACCCTGCCTCGTTAAAGCGCGCCGCCAGCGCTTGGCCGATGCCGCTCGACGCTCCGGTAATGAAGGCCAGCGGCTTCAACGCTTGATTCCGGGCGCGGAAGGCATGAGCAGGCCTTTGACGCGCCCATGCAGGTTTGCCACACCTGTGAGGTTGTCGTAGTCCATCGAATCGGCGGTGAACCGGTCGGAGCCGCGGATCAGCGTGACGGGCTTGTGCGATCTGACCCGCTCGGTATCGAGGAACGCATGAAGGAACTCGCCACGGAACTCCAGCCTGGGCATGGGCTTGCCGTCCGCTGCCGTGGCCGCTTCCCTCACCACGATCGCATTGCCGAAAAGCTGGATCTCGCTGCCGTCGGCATTCGACAGGCCCCGGTTGGCAGTGGCGCGCGTGGTCAGGCCCTCGGGCGAGACGGAGCGCACGCGCACCTGGTCGACCTCCATCGTGTCCGTGTCCGGATAGTGCCGACCCTCGGTGCCGAACAGCTCGCTGCGCAGCTCACCGCTGGGCAGAAAGTTCTTGATCACAAAATCGCGCATGAAGTAGTCGGGCTCGTGCTTCGGCGCCTCCCTGGGCACGGGCTCGAGCAGCTTCGGCGCGTTGCGCACCAGCCAGTAGGTGCCCAGCGCAAGCAGGGCCGTGAGGATGATCGGCAGGTAGATCGTCACCCTGTCGAAGGTGTCGCGCAGCAGGCTCAAGGCCGCCTTCGTCCTCATGCAGCGGGACCTCGTGCGATGTCGAGCAGGCGACGGTAATGGCCCCCTGCCGTGAGCAGCAGATCGCAGAATTCGCGCGCCGCACCCTCGCCGCCGCGAGCCGAAGTCACATGATGCGCGACCGCGCGAACTTCGGCGTGCGCGTTGGCGGGCGCGGCAGCGAAGGCCGCGCGCGCGAGCACCGGCAGGTCCGGCCAGTCGTCTCCAATGGCGGCGGCCTGCGCCCACTTGAGGCCGAGCAGCGCAAGGATGGCCTGCGCGGCAGGCAGCTTGTCCTCGGTGCCGTAGCGCACATGCTCGACGCCCAAGGCTTGCAGCCGCAGGCGCAGCGGCTTCGAGTCCCGGCCGGTGATCACCGCCGGCACGATCCCTGCCAGACGCAGCAGCTTGAGGCCATAGCCATCGAGGATGCTGAAACGCTTGAGCGTCTCGCCCTGCTCACTGAAGTAGACACCGCCATCCGTCAGCACGCCGTCGACATCGAAGAAGGCGACACGGATGTCCTGCGCGGCGAGCAAGGTCTCCGCCTTGAATTCGAGAGTCATCAGATGACTTTCGCGCGCATCAGGTCGTTGATGCTGAGCGCACCGATCAACACACCGGCGGCGTCGACCACCAGCACGCTGGTGATCCTGTGCTGCTCCATCAGCTCGGCAGCCTCCGCAGCCAGCGCATCGGCGCGCAGCGTGCGCGGGCCGGCGTGCATGGCATCGACCGCGGTCAGCGCGCGCAGATCCGCGCCGGTCTCGATCTGGCGGCGCAGGTCGCCGTCGGTAAAGATGCCGATTGCGCGGCCCTCGCGATCGACGATCGCGGTGGCGCCCAGGCCCTTGGAACTCATCTCGCGCATCAGCTCGCTGAAGCTCGCATCGGGCCCCACCCTCGGCACCGCATCGCCGGAACGCATGACGTCACCGACGTGGGTGAGCAGCTTGCGGCCCAAGGCGCCGCCCGGATGGGAGCGCGCGAAGTCCTCGGTGCCGAAGCCGCGGGCATCGAGCAGCGCGACCGCCAGCGCGTCACCCATGGCCATCTGGGCGGTGGTGCTGGCGGTCGG is drawn from Variovorax sp. PBS-H4 and contains these coding sequences:
- a CDS encoding KdsC family phosphatase gives rise to the protein MTLEFKAETLLAAQDIRVAFFDVDGVLTDGGVYFSEQGETLKRFSILDGYGLKLLRLAGIVPAVITGRDSKPLRLRLQALGVEHVRYGTEDKLPAAQAILALLGLKWAQAAAIGDDWPDLPVLARAAFAAAPANAHAEVRAVAHHVTSARGGEGAAREFCDLLLTAGGHYRRLLDIARGPAA
- a CDS encoding SDR family oxidoreductase; the encoded protein is MKPLAFITGASSGIGQALAARFNEAGYRLALAARRTAEVEAWAASRGISGDDCEVYRADVAQIDSIVAAGAACMERRGVPDVVIANAGISIGIDTEDRRDLDVLAETLAINNVGLAATFHPFVAAMRARGSGRLVGIASVAAIRGLPGHGAYCASKAGVVAYCESLRGELRASGVKVVTLLPGYVDTPLTQGNRYGMPFLLQPEVFAERAFRAIEAGVSYRVIPWQMGVAAKLMRLLPNALFDLAVQGRGRKKRRGD
- a CDS encoding KpsF/GutQ family sugar-phosphate isomerase — translated: MRISPNPALEASSDAMLARARTTFDIEAAAVLGLKERIGASFVEAVQKILEVRGRVVVMGMGKSGHVGRKIAATLASTGTPAMFVHPAEASHGDLGMIKPVDLVLAISNSGEVDELTVILPVVKRQGVPLIAITGRGDSTLARHADIVLDSGVEKEACPLNLAPTASTTAQMAMGDALAVALLDARGFGTEDFARSHPGGALGRKLLTHVGDVMRSGDAVPRVGPDASFSELMREMSSKGLGATAIVDREGRAIGIFTDGDLRRQIETGADLRALTAVDAMHAGPRTLRADALAAEAAELMEQHRITSVLVVDAAGVLIGALSINDLMRAKVI
- the lptC gene encoding LPS export ABC transporter periplasmic protein LptC yields the protein MRTKAALSLLRDTFDRVTIYLPIILTALLALGTYWLVRNAPKLLEPVPREAPKHEPDYFMRDFVIKNFLPSGELRSELFGTEGRHYPDTDTMEVDQVRVRSVSPEGLTTRATANRGLSNADGSEIQLFGNAIVVREAATAADGKPMPRLEFRGEFLHAFLDTERVRSHKPVTLIRGSDRFTADSMDYDNLTGVANLHGRVKGLLMPSAPGIKR
- a CDS encoding RNA recognition motif domain-containing protein; protein product: MGNKLYVGNLPYSARDGDLEHAFSQFGTVTSAKVMMERDSSPPRSKGFGFVEMGSDAEAQAAIRGMNGQDMGGRSVVVNEARPMEARPPRSGGYGGGGGYGGGGGGGGYGGGGGGGRSGGGGGYGGGGGRSGGGYGGGGGGGDGGFRSPYGAGPRGGGRGGYGGGSGGGNSGY
- a CDS encoding TMEM165/GDT1 family protein, which codes for MEAFLVATGVVALAEMGDKTQLLSLVLAARFRRPWPIVLGIFAATVVNHALAGAVGNWVTHTLGPDLLRWILGGSFIAMALWMLIPDKLDDDELPKASRFGVFGTTLIAFFLAEMGDKTQIATVMLAARYVDAYAWVVLGTTLGMMLANAPVVWLGERIVKRVPIKLVHSVSAVLFLLLGVGALIGWG
- the metX gene encoding homoserine O-succinyltransferase MetX, which gives rise to MSFPAPLPLSSGASIAGYSLAYETYGTLNAQRSNAVLVCHALNASHHVAGVYAGQDRSEGWWDNMIGPGKPVDTDRFFVIGVNNLGSCFGSTGPMHVNPSTGRIYGADFPVVTVEDWVRAQARLLDALGIDTLAAVMGGSLGGMQALSWTLQYPERVRHAVVIASAPSLTAQNIAFNEVARRAIVTDPDFNGGHFYEHGVIPKRGLRIARMIGHITYQSDDLMNEKFGRALRSAVEGELAGTDFLYSTQEVEFQIESYLRYNGDKFSEYFDANTYLLITRALDYFDPARLHAGDLRAALAPATARFLLVSFTTDWRFAPARSREIVKALLDNRRSVSYAEIDAPHGHDAFLLDDVRYMSVVRAYFERIAKEEVSA